A single region of the Cyanobacteriota bacterium genome encodes:
- a CDS encoding amino acid ABC transporter substrate-binding protein gives MSSPEGKTVPKSGRLAAVLNRNQLICGVSGELPGFSFVDPSGEYLGLDVDVCRAIAAALFNDPDAVEFRNLNAKERFTALQTGEIDVLSRNTTWTVNRDTAVRLDFAPVVFYDGQGMMVRKDSGIKTLEALKGKAICTQIGTTNEQNLADQMRKRNLDYTPVTYEDVNAAYTAYLEGRCAGITSDRSQLVSRRSAFPNPADHVILDGLLSKEPLAPAVATGDTEWYEVVKWSVYAL, from the coding sequence ACGATTAGCAGCCGTCTTAAATCGTAACCAACTGATTTGTGGGGTCAGCGGAGAGTTGCCAGGGTTTAGCTTTGTGGATCCAAGTGGCGAGTATCTAGGGCTAGATGTGGATGTTTGTCGGGCGATCGCAGCAGCCCTATTTAATGATCCTGATGCTGTTGAGTTTCGTAACCTAAATGCTAAAGAGCGATTCACCGCCCTACAAACCGGAGAAATTGATGTCCTAAGCCGAAATACTACCTGGACAGTTAATCGAGATACAGCAGTACGGTTAGATTTTGCGCCAGTTGTCTTCTATGACGGACAAGGCATGATGGTTCGTAAAGATAGCGGCATCAAAACCCTCGAAGCATTGAAAGGTAAGGCTATTTGCACTCAAATTGGTACCACTAACGAGCAGAATCTAGCTGATCAGATGCGCAAGCGTAACTTAGACTATACGCCCGTTACCTATGAAGATGTCAATGCAGCCTACACAGCATACCTAGAAGGACGCTGTGCAGGAATTACATCCGATCGGTCTCAACTAGTCTCTCGACGCAGTGCTTTCCCCAACCCTGCCGATCATGTGATTTTAGATGGTCTACTGTCTAAAGAGCCGCTAGCTCCAGCCGTAGCAACAGGAGACACAGAATGGTACGAAGTCGTCAAATGGTCAGTGTATGCCCT